Within the Arthrobacter sp. V1I7 genome, the region CAACCTTGATCTCGCTCACACCGTTGGGGCCTTCCCGGATGACGCAGCGGCTGATATCCACTCCCTCCTCCTGTAGTGCAGAGCGGACAAAGTCCCCATGCACGTCGCTGCCGAAAACGCCGAGGTAGGCGGAGTCCACGCCCAGGCGGCGCGCCAGAACTGCGAAGTTAACGCAGTTCCCCCCTGGGTAAATAACCCTGCGGTCAAGAAAGCGGTCCACAATGTTGTCCCCGAAGCCGATTACTTTCATGCTCTTCCTGTCTCGACGCTGCGGGCCCGGGCCGGCCGGGCCCGCAGTGCTCGGTGCCATGCCCCGGCGGCGGGGTGCGGCGAACGGTCTGGCCTCAGTATTCAACGACGCGGTAGTAGCGGCGCAGGTCAAGGGAGTGATTGCGGACCCGTTCGAGGTGCTTGCTGATCCGGTCAACCACGGTGTCCATGACCAAAGGTGCCAACAGGCCGCGGAACCGGGGGCTGATGCCCGGCAGTTCGTAGTCCTTTGTATCCAGGAGGGTGGTGTTTTTGTTGTAGTTCTCTGCGAACTTCGCCACCCGTTCCATGAGCGGCCGGCTTTCGTCCTCGCCGAGGAAAAGCATAAGGCTCGTATCTTCCTCGATGAGTTCCAGGGATCCATGGAAAAATTCGGCACCGTGGACGCGCGTAGTCCGGAGCCACTGCATTTCTTCGAGAATGCACATGGAGTACAGGTATGTGAAGCCCCAAAGGTTCCCGGCGCCGACGAGGAAATGGTAGTCTGCGTCCTTGTTTTTCTCGGCGAAAGCTTCCGCTGCGGGCTCGGCTTGGCGGGCGACGCCAACGAGGGTTTCGGGGATGGTCTGCAACTCCGCCGCAAACTCCTCATAGCCTTCAAACTCACCGCGCGCGGCGAGCAGGCGCGTAGTCAGGAGCAGCAACGGAATGTCGAACGGCCAGGTCTTCGGTTCGGTGACCAAGGCCACGTCCAGCGCCTTGGCAAACGGGCTGTCACCGAACCCCGTGAACCCCACCGTGTAGGCACCTTTGGCCTTGGCAAAATCGATGGATTCGATGACGTCTTCGGTGGTTCCGGAAACGGACGCGAAAACGGCGACGCTGCCCGGCCCGAAGGTGGGATCTTCGGTCAGCATAAGCTCTTTGCCGATAGAAGCTCGAACGGGCAGGGTGGAACGCGAGCGGATGAAATGCTCGTAGGGGAGCATGGCGGCGTAGGTACCACCGGCACCGATCAGGAAGACATTCTCGAAGTCCCGCTCCTGCAGCGAGTCCACAAGCTGTTCGATCTGTCCTTGCAGCGCCAGAGCGCTGCGGGTCTGGAGTAGGAATTTCTCTTCATTAAAGCCCAGCACGAGTGGTCCTTTCGTCGTTGGAGAGCCGGTACTGGTACGTGGTGATACCGGTATCACAGCTGTCCACATCGTGTCACGCAGCGAGCTGCGCGTCAATAGGGCCTGCTTTGGCACAAAAGGATTGGCGCCGGATTGAGCACACGGGCGCCCGGATTAAGTTGGAATCGCCAGACCGCGGAATCGCAGCCTTGGAGCCGCAATCCTCACCGTCTCTGAGGCCAACGTAGAGCGAGACTTGTGGTTGGCCAGGACCGTGATCGTCATGGTTCCGATGTATGCCCCTTAAGAGGGTGGCTCTCGAGCCGCCCCTGCCTGCCGGCACGGCGAACGCGCCCGCCGGGGGCCGGGCGGACAAAGGCGCCGAGGTGCTGGATTTTGACGGGCAATCGAGAGCGGCATGGAGGCGGCCAACGACGCGGCGTTCCAGGGTACGGAGTTCGTGTCCGAGGCAGACGAGGGAACGACGGGGCCGGGAAGCTCTATCGTCGTGGACCCGGACGGCAACCCGGTCCTCGTCGATAAGCACGTCTGATCTGCGAGGCGCCGCGTCCGGCTAGGGCAACCGCGACGGGCGCAACCGGGTCGCGTCGCCTGCACGTTCGGGGTCGAGCGGCACTGGGCTGTTCAGCACTGCCGGCCCGCGGTGCAGGACGCCGCCGGAAAGCACCTGGCACCGCACGCCGCCCCGCCCGCGCATGGCTTTGTGCGCACCCGGGGCGAGCATCTCATCCATCCAGGCACAAGGATGGGCGGGCCGCC harbors:
- a CDS encoding SIS domain-containing protein, coding for MLGFNEEKFLLQTRSALALQGQIEQLVDSLQERDFENVFLIGAGGTYAAMLPYEHFIRSRSTLPVRASIGKELMLTEDPTFGPGSVAVFASVSGTTEDVIESIDFAKAKGAYTVGFTGFGDSPFAKALDVALVTEPKTWPFDIPLLLLTTRLLAARGEFEGYEEFAAELQTIPETLVGVARQAEPAAEAFAEKNKDADYHFLVGAGNLWGFTYLYSMCILEEMQWLRTTRVHGAEFFHGSLELIEEDTSLMLFLGEDESRPLMERVAKFAENYNKNTTLLDTKDYELPGISPRFRGLLAPLVMDTVVDRISKHLERVRNHSLDLRRYYRVVEY